One genomic window of Eleginops maclovinus isolate JMC-PN-2008 ecotype Puerto Natales chromosome 12, JC_Emac_rtc_rv5, whole genome shotgun sequence includes the following:
- the LOC134873158 gene encoding probable G-protein coupled receptor 21 — protein MNSSSEANQSGSPPFCLLGSVGYSRSLDTCVLEVAIILFLTVLIIAGNLVVIFVFHCAPLLHHHTTSHFIQTMAYADLLVGVSCLVPSLSLLHYLRGLNEELTCKAFGYMVSVLKSVSMASLACISVDRYIAITRPLSYATLVTPCRLRVCIVLIWVYSALIFLPSFFGWGKPGYHGDIFQWCADSWKTNPGFSTFIALLLYAPAALTVCFTYGSIFRICRQHTREITQRHARFSTQAEGDKGERGERCEGCPDKRYAMVLFRITSVFYVLWMPYILYFLLESAGLYHHKVASFLTTWLAISNSFCNCLIYSLSNSVFRKGLGRLFSPLFPSSCLGCMEAKKAPVPVGPRADP, from the coding sequence ATGAACTCTTCTTCTGAAGCGAACCAAAGTGGTTCTCCCCCGTTCTGCCTGCTGGGCTCCGTGGGTTACTCCCGCAGCCTGGATACCTGTGTGCTGGAGGTGGCCATCATCCTTTTCCTCACTGTGCTCATCATTGCTGGCAACCTGGTGGTGATCTTCGTCTTCCACTGTGCCCCATTGCTGCACCACCACACCACCAGCCACTTCATCCAGACCATGGCTTACGCCGACCTGCTGGTGGGCGTCAGCTGCCTGGTGCCCTCGCTGTCCCTCCTCCACTACCTCCGAGGCCTGAATGAGGAGCTCACCTGCAAGGCGTTTGGCTACATGGTTTCTGTGCTGAAGAGCGTCTCCATGGCTTCGCTGGCGTGCATCAGCGTGGACCGCTACATCGCCATCACCCGCCCACTGTCATACGCAACGCTGGTGACGCCATGCCGACTGAGAGTGTGCATCGTCCTAATCTGGGTTTACTCCGCTTTGATCTTCTTGCCATCTTTCTTTGGCTGGGGAAAGCCAGGATACCATGGAGACATATTTCAGTGGTGCGCAGACTCCTGGAAGACCAACCCAGGGTTCAGCACCTTCATCGCGTTGCTGCTCTACGCACCAGCAGCGCTCACCGTCTGCTTCACCTACGGGAGTATATTCCGGATCTGCAGGCAGCACACAAGAGAGATCACCCAACGCCATGCCCGCTTCAGTACGCAGGCGGAGGGCGATAAAGGCGAGCGGGGGGAGCGTTGTGAAGGGTGCCCGGACAAACGCTACGCCATGGTGCTGTTCCGCATCACCAGCGTCTTCTACGTGCTGTGGATGCCGTACATCCTCTACTTCCTCTTGGAAAGTGCTGGGCTGTATCACCATAAGGTGGCGTCCTTCCTTACAACATGGTTGGCAATAAGCAACAGCTTCTGTAACTGTCTCATCTATAGCCTCTCAAACAGCGTCTTCCGGAAAGGTCTGGGCCGCCTCTTTAGCCCGTTGTTCCCCTCCTCCTGTCTCGGCTGCATGGAGGCCAAAAAGGCTCCAGTTCCTGTTGGCCCGCGGGCAGACCCCTGA